In a single window of the Drosophila subpulchrella strain 33 F10 #4 breed RU33 chromosome X, RU_Dsub_v1.1 Primary Assembly, whole genome shotgun sequence genome:
- the LOC119555934 gene encoding pneumococcal serine-rich repeat protein isoform X4, producing the protein MDARRQKRLGPAPIASFEKSFEDNATTNAPQQEQQHQHQHPGHAAMMEQSVRNQTTMSATTNRNRTAGGIEAPSIAASTSASASAATSASASAASASASAAPAASASTSSSSSSSVSSATCSATIVQAKQRPPPLKTATTTVTTTLVSSSEGGQPIPPTAHPGGGPGGSGAGAGAGGGTYRGATLTTPSTPRIELSRASSSSHHEEDSRESSPENVFEQAKRSSPHIFKFDDHQSYLQQHQRKDSASSEVAALLCISGRTSRISSVGSQGSAVSRLSAISGVSRSPSPHRMLLETSFCGPKPVELGAGTTGVVSGGGGGASGASTAASSAHSQSAAEGMPGAGTVAANAALLEQLLLARKHDPTQAVLAEGIKVLPPAPTAATSSRSRSRQTASSMANGERMAEKEPKTKPTIGAQRRSTKSPGQMVVGKTASGTEYIRINLRPDHMYSDKGIASNERVVEAPNQLAPVYSKPASLSLQGGPIEEHRLTPTASPKPGRRLTSRSPSPATGGGAGGGTVSRKSSFSSLFRLGKDSPDSPRETARSRSKSKERPATASGGLGGERGGGGGGGGGGGSQNVTPSKQKSVLAIFKPGKRGSQSSKSSSPIESSVEPVPPPPPPAPGSGSGSANRSRTPAGSRPGSRLRYYDEPVEGVIHIPLHTPPEEREARTLLQGIQQLTHAAQASMDPSPLPTHRAPPPASAQPVVASSTQITTTQLAAAAAALRPVAQRRVAQRPDLDAIQSLPSQEDPPGMGASGEEQALQPAEQANWSLEVQRHSSQDSQETTAESVGSVVSARAANLAQQREQAAAAAAMQRLPSVESTQSACEPRLVHTVATVNPAPNPDAEAAAKERRRLLFATRLGSGSQEQLFSTQFSISKTESQSSQLSEQVEHSGSETTTEGLQRQGTVIRRVEATSSSSTGPPPPPPRGVYSSEEEQGGSGGGGGAGAVVMRSKHKSRPSSEDEAAPATAAPADLRHSRYLENFDVRRKLHENLTEAELGRMAELPGGQVPIPRKPKRQSVAESRRETTSYSSGTATPTTPTPTAVGSVAPARQPPSSVTTPTNSGVPVTTPPAAAAAAQASTSFAASPGTTFYEPPSTSYRDPHGTGHREPPSTSFRDQVITCRHDPLTSSTPDPMAMTSPPSERRHSQSTDEHEPVESSESERDSDMAGSSSVTTAVPAGGEAGGRRHHNFPRNVCVIEEHESTGLVSQESFEDELPYIPTTLPEERAQGVPIIPMRERANMELKTCPVDRPRSTTPLNPSHLEEYCTGIMTPQEVTPGGGHQEIDGGGGAGGGGGGVTAGGGGVTTGTAGAGAPVRGEKLRISLPRKESLGKERIQNTKSPRRVSNTSGKTWFEFAEEGLRANNNLERKDSAKQLFPVVTPPAPAPAAPPPLAAPSHLEEPKPKASTQRKLSGHWIDFENIPEKRKPAKRITTLPKETLTSSVAATATTSSSSACGSGHHRSGTGAGTGHHHHHQHHQQPAKSHQDGGDKLHYNYVKPEDCQCECHEAERGESSTATAGGGDTSTETGTGTGTGTGSESLASVELLQQGEDMLPLLEPDTSAEGRIYGDEEQAPLVRHSGKGLSNPRVTQHDEFPRRDDGSSPRNRRFPDRK; encoded by the exons ATGGATGCGCGCCGGCAGAAACGACTTGGCCCAGCGCCAATTGCATCCTTCGAAAAGTCATTCGAGGACAATGCCACGACAAATGCACCGCAGCAGGAGCAACAGCATCAGCATCAGCATCCTGGCCATGCGGCG aTGATGGAGCAAAGTGTGCGAAACCAGACAACGATGTCGGCGACGACGAATCGCAATAGAACCGCCGGCGGCATAGAAGCACCCAGCATAGCCGCATCCACATCCGCAAGTGCAAGTGCAGCCACCTCCGCATCCGCATCTGcagcatccgcatccgcatccgcagcACCTGCAGCATCCGCATCCACCTCCTCTTCCTCGTCATCATCGGTTTCATCGGCCACTTGCTCGGCCACGATTGTCCAGGCAAAACAGCGACCTCCGCCGCTGAAAACGGCGACGACAACGGTGACCACCACTTTGGTGAGCAGCAGCGAGGGCGGTCAGCCCAtaccacccaccgcccatcCAGGTGGCGGCCCGGGGGGCAGTGGTGCGGGCGCGGGCGCTGGGGGTGGTACTTATCGCGGTGCCACCCTGACCACGCCCTCAACGCCCCGCATCGAGCTGAGTCGCGCCTCCAGTTCGTCGCATCACGAGGAGGACAGCCGGGAAAGCAGTCCGGAAAATGTATTCGAGCAG GCCAAGCGCTCGTCGCCGCACATCTTCAAGTTCGACGACCACCAGAGCTACCTGCAGCAGCACCAGCGCAAGGATTCGGCCAGCTCGGAGGTGGCCGCCCTGCTCTGCATCTCGGGTCGCACCAGCCGCATCTCCAGCGTGGGCAGCCAGGGATCGGCGGTGAGTCGCCTCTCGGCGATATCGGGTGTCTCGCGCTCGCCCTCGCCGCATCGCATGCTGCTGGAGACCTCCTTCTGTGGCCCCAAACCCGTCGAGCTTGGTGCCGGTACTACCGGTGTTGTCAGTGGTGGCGGTGGTGGTGCCAGTGGTGCCTCCACGGCAGCCAGTTCCGCCCACAGTCAGTCGGCGGCGGAGGGAATGCCGGGTGCCGGAACAGTGGCGGCAAATGCTGCACTATTGGAGCAACTCCTCTTGGCCCGAAAACATGATCCCACCCAGGCGGTTCTCGCCGAGGGCATCAAGGTCCTGCCCCCGGCTCCAACGGCAGCCACTTCAAGTCGCAGTCGGAGCAGGCAAACAGCCAGTTCGATGGCCAACGGCGAAAGGATGGCAGAGAAGGAGCCCAAGACGAAGCCCacaattggcgcccaacgcaGGAGCACCAAGAGTCCGGGTCAAATGGTCGTGGGCAAGACGGCCAGCGGCACGGAATACATAAGGATTAATCTGCGGCCGGATCACATGTACAGTGACAAGGGCATCGCCTCCAATGAGCGGGTGGTGGAGGCACCCAATCAACTGGCACCGGTTTACTCCAAGCCCGCCTCGCTGAGTTTGCAGGGTGGACCCATCGAGGAGCATCGCCTGACCCCCACGGCGAGTCCCAAGCCAGGCCGACGACTGACCAGTCGCTCACCCTCGCCCGCAACTGGCGGAGGAGCCGGAGGAGGAACAGTCTCCCGCAAGAGCTCCTTCAGCTCGCTCTTCCGTCTGGGCAAGGACTCACCGGATTCGCCCAGGGAAACGGCTCGTTCGCGTAGCAAAAGCAAAGAGCGACCCGCCACCGCTTCGGGTGGATTGGGCGGAGAACGTGGtggcggcggaggaggaggaggaggcggtggCTCCCAGAATGTGACTCCCAGCAAGCAAAAGTCCGTGCTGGCCATCTTCAAGCCAGGAAAGAGGGGTAGCCAGAGCAGCAAGAGCTCATCGCCGATAGAGTCCAGTGTGGAGCCAGTgccaccgccaccaccaccagcacccGGATCGGGATCTGGATCGGCCAATCGCAGTCGCACCCCTGCCGGATCTCGGCCAGGAAGTCGCCTGCGCTACTACGATGAGCCCGTGGAGGGGGTCATCCATATACCGCTGCACACGCCGCCCGAGGAGCGGGAGGCACGGACCCTGCTGCAGGGCATCCAACAGCTGACCCATGCGGCCCAGGCCAGCATGGATCCATCGCCGCTGCCCACCCACCGAGCTCCACCGCCCGCCTCCGCCCAACCGGTGGTGGCCTCCAGTACCCAAATTACGACCACCCAATTGGCGGCCGCAGCGGCTGCACTGCGTCCGGTGGCCCAGAGGAGGGTGGCCCAACGACCCGATCTGGATGCCATACAATCGCTGCCCAGCCAGGAGGATCCGCCCGGGATGGGTGCCTCGGGGGAGGAGCAGGCGCTACAGCCGGCGGAGCAGGCCAACTGGAGCCTGGAGGTGCAGCGGCACAGTTCGCAGGACTCGCAGGAGACGACGGCCGAGTCGGTGGGCTCGGTGGTCAGTGCCCGGGCCGCCAATCTCGCCCAGCAGCGGGAgcaggcggcggcggcggcggccaTGCAGCGATTGCCCTCGGTGGAGAGCACCCAGAGTGCCTGCGAGCCGAGACTGGTGCACACGGTGGCCACCGTGAATCCAGCTCCCAATCCGGATGCGGAGGCGGCGGCCAAGGAGCGAAGGCGCCTGCTGTTCGCCACTCGCCTGGGCTCCGGCAGCCAGGAGCAGCTCTTCTCCACCCAGTTCAGTATTTCGAAGACCGAGAGCCAGTCCAGCCAGCTGTCGGAGCAGGTGGAGCACTCTGGGTCCGAGACAACGACAGAGGGATTGCAGCGCCAGGGAACCGTGATCCGGAGAGTGGAGGcgacctcctcctcctccaccggacctccgccgccgccaccGCGGGGCGTTTACAGTTCGGAGGAGGAGCAGGGCGGCagcggcggaggaggaggagccggTGCGGTGGTGATGCGCTCCAAGCACAAATCGCGGCCCAGTTCGGAGGACGAGGCTGCTCCGGCGACGGCGGCTCCAGCGGATTTGCGCCACTCCCGCTACCTGGAGAACTTCGATGTGCGCCGCAAGCTGCACGAGAATCTCACGGAGGCGGAGTTGGGTCGGATGGCAGAGTTGCCAGGTGGTCAGGTGCCCATACCCAGGAAGCCCAAGCGACAGAGTGTTGCGGAGTCAAGAC GTGAAACCACTAGCTACAGTTCTGgcactgccacgcccaccactCCCACACCCACCGCAGTGGGTAGTGTGGCTCCAGCTAGGCAGCCACCGAGCTCAGTGACCACTCCCACAAACTCAGGAGTTCCAGTGACCACGCCAcccgccgccgctgccgctgctcaAGCTTCCACTTCCTTTGCGGCTTCGCCGGGCACCACCTTCTATGAGCCACCCAGCACTTCCTACAGGGATCCTCACGGCACTGGCCATAGGGAACCACCAAGCACTTCCTTCAGGGATCAAGTCATCACTTGTCGTCACGATCCCCTGACCTCCAGCACTCCGGATCCCATGGCAATGACGTCCCCGCCATCGGAACGTCGTCACTCGCAGTCGACGGATGAGCATGAGCCCGTCGAGTCCTCGGAGAGCGAACGGGACTCGGACATGGCCGGTAGCTCCTCGGTGACCACGGCCGTACCGGCGGGCGGCGAGGCGGGCGGTCGGCGGCACCACAACTTTCCGCGCAACGTGTGTGTCATCGAGGAGCACGAGAGCACGGGTCTGGTGTCCCAGGAGTCCTTCGAGGATGAGCTGCCCTACATACCCACCACGCTGCCCGAGGAGCGGGCCCAGGGTGTGCCCATCATCCCCATGCGAGAGCGGGCCAACATGGAGCTCAAGACATGTCCGGTGGACAGGCCGAGATCCACCACGCCGTTGAATCCCTCACATCTCGAGGAGTATTGCACGGGGATAATGACGCCGCAGGAGGTGACACCCGGTGGTGGTCATCAGGAGATCGATGGGGGAGGcggagcaggaggaggaggaggaggagtcaCCGCGGGTGGAGGAGGAGTCACCACCGGCACTGCCGGAGCAGGGGCTCCAGTGCGTGGTGAGAAGCTGAGGATCAGCTTACCCCGCAAGGAGTCCCTCGGCAAGGAGCGCATCCAGAACACCAAGTCGCCGCGTCGCGTGTCCAACACCAGTGGCAAGACCTGGTTCGAGTTCGCCGAGGAGGGTCTGCGGGCCAACAACAATCTGGAGCGCAAGGACTCCGCCAAGCAGCTGTTCCCGGTGGTCAcaccaccagcaccagcaccagcagcaccaccaccactggCTGCTCCCTCGCATCTGGAGGAGCCGAAGCCGAAGGCGTCGACCCAGCGCAAGCTCTCCGGCCATTGGATTGACTTTGAGAACATACCCGAGAAGCGGAAGCCTGCCAAGCGGATCACCACCTTGCCCAAGGAGACGCTGACGAGCAGTGTGGCCGCCACGGCCACCACCAGTTCCTCCTCCGCCTGCGGCAGTGGCCACCATCGATCCGGCACTGGAGCCGGCACTGGCCACCACCATCACCACCAGCATCATCAGCAGCCAGCGAAATCGCATCAGGATGGGGGCGACAAGTTGCACTACAACTATGTGAAGCCGGAGGATTGCCAGTGCGAGTGCCACGAGGCGGAGCGCGGCGAATCCTCGACAGCAACGGCCGGCGGCGGAGATACCAGCACGGAGACGGGCACTGGAACGGGCACGGGCACGGGCAGTGAGTCCCTGGCCTCCGTGGAGCTACTGCAGCAGGGTGAGGACATGTTGCCACTGCTCGAACCCGACACCTCGGCCGAGGGCAG GATTTACGGGGACGAGGAGCAGGCGCCTCTGGTCCGTCACAGTGGCAAGGGCCTGTCCAATCCCAGGGTG ACCCAACACGATGAGTTCCCACGCCGGGATGATGGTTCAAGTCCTCGTAATCGCAGGTTCCCCGACCGAAAGTAA
- the LOC119555934 gene encoding pneumococcal serine-rich repeat protein isoform X3 — MMEQSVRNQTTMSATTNRNRTAGGIEAPSIAASTSASASAATSASASAASASASAAPAASASTSSSSSSSVSSATCSATIVQAKQRPPPLKTATTTVTTTLVSSSEGGQPIPPTAHPGGGPGGSGAGAGAGGGTYRGATLTTPSTPRIELSRASSSSHHEEDSRESSPENVFEQVGTGTLQETIGLGFREDGALELRSSTEELYFMDAEQKKEEQERIQQQQQQAKRSSPHIFKFDDHQSYLQQHQRKDSASSEVAALLCISGRTSRISSVGSQGSAVSRLSAISGVSRSPSPHRMLLETSFCGPKPVELGAGTTGVVSGGGGGASGASTAASSAHSQSAAEGMPGAGTVAANAALLEQLLLARKHDPTQAVLAEGIKVLPPAPTAATSSRSRSRQTASSMANGERMAEKEPKTKPTIGAQRRSTKSPGQMVVGKTASGTEYIRINLRPDHMYSDKGIASNERVVEAPNQLAPVYSKPASLSLQGGPIEEHRLTPTASPKPGRRLTSRSPSPATGGGAGGGTVSRKSSFSSLFRLGKDSPDSPRETARSRSKSKERPATASGGLGGERGGGGGGGGGGGSQNVTPSKQKSVLAIFKPGKRGSQSSKSSSPIESSVEPVPPPPPPAPGSGSGSANRSRTPAGSRPGSRLRYYDEPVEGVIHIPLHTPPEEREARTLLQGIQQLTHAAQASMDPSPLPTHRAPPPASAQPVVASSTQITTTQLAAAAAALRPVAQRRVAQRPDLDAIQSLPSQEDPPGMGASGEEQALQPAEQANWSLEVQRHSSQDSQETTAESVGSVVSARAANLAQQREQAAAAAAMQRLPSVESTQSACEPRLVHTVATVNPAPNPDAEAAAKERRRLLFATRLGSGSQEQLFSTQFSISKTESQSSQLSEQVEHSGSETTTEGLQRQGTVIRRVEATSSSSTGPPPPPPRGVYSSEEEQGGSGGGGGAGAVVMRSKHKSRPSSEDEAAPATAAPADLRHSRYLENFDVRRKLHENLTEAELGRMAELPGGQVPIPRKPKRQSVAESRRETTSYSSGTATPTTPTPTAVGSVAPARQPPSSVTTPTNSGVPVTTPPAAAAAAQASTSFAASPGTTFYEPPSTSYRDPHGTGHREPPSTSFRDQVITCRHDPLTSSTPDPMAMTSPPSERRHSQSTDEHEPVESSESERDSDMAGSSSVTTAVPAGGEAGGRRHHNFPRNVCVIEEHESTGLVSQESFEDELPYIPTTLPEERAQGVPIIPMRERANMELKTCPVDRPRSTTPLNPSHLEEYCTGIMTPQEVTPGGGHQEIDGGGGAGGGGGGVTAGGGGVTTGTAGAGAPVRGEKLRISLPRKESLGKERIQNTKSPRRVSNTSGKTWFEFAEEGLRANNNLERKDSAKQLFPVVTPPAPAPAAPPPLAAPSHLEEPKPKASTQRKLSGHWIDFENIPEKRKPAKRITTLPKETLTSSVAATATTSSSSACGSGHHRSGTGAGTGHHHHHQHHQQPAKSHQDGGDKLHYNYVKPEDCQCECHEAERGESSTATAGGGDTSTETGTGTGTGTGSESLASVELLQQGEDMLPLLEPDTSAEGRIYGDEEQAPLVRHSGKGLSNPRVTQHDEFPRRDDGSSPRNRRFPDRK; from the exons aTGATGGAGCAAAGTGTGCGAAACCAGACAACGATGTCGGCGACGACGAATCGCAATAGAACCGCCGGCGGCATAGAAGCACCCAGCATAGCCGCATCCACATCCGCAAGTGCAAGTGCAGCCACCTCCGCATCCGCATCTGcagcatccgcatccgcatccgcagcACCTGCAGCATCCGCATCCACCTCCTCTTCCTCGTCATCATCGGTTTCATCGGCCACTTGCTCGGCCACGATTGTCCAGGCAAAACAGCGACCTCCGCCGCTGAAAACGGCGACGACAACGGTGACCACCACTTTGGTGAGCAGCAGCGAGGGCGGTCAGCCCAtaccacccaccgcccatcCAGGTGGCGGCCCGGGGGGCAGTGGTGCGGGCGCGGGCGCTGGGGGTGGTACTTATCGCGGTGCCACCCTGACCACGCCCTCAACGCCCCGCATCGAGCTGAGTCGCGCCTCCAGTTCGTCGCATCACGAGGAGGACAGCCGGGAAAGCAGTCCGGAAAATGTATTCGAGCAG GTCGGCACTGGCACCCTACAGGAAACGATTGGCCTTGGCTTTCGGGAGGATGGCGCCCTCGAGCTGCGCAGCTCCACCGAGGAGCTGTACTTCATGGATGCCGAGCAGAagaaggaggagcaggagcggatccagcagcagcagcagcag GCCAAGCGCTCGTCGCCGCACATCTTCAAGTTCGACGACCACCAGAGCTACCTGCAGCAGCACCAGCGCAAGGATTCGGCCAGCTCGGAGGTGGCCGCCCTGCTCTGCATCTCGGGTCGCACCAGCCGCATCTCCAGCGTGGGCAGCCAGGGATCGGCGGTGAGTCGCCTCTCGGCGATATCGGGTGTCTCGCGCTCGCCCTCGCCGCATCGCATGCTGCTGGAGACCTCCTTCTGTGGCCCCAAACCCGTCGAGCTTGGTGCCGGTACTACCGGTGTTGTCAGTGGTGGCGGTGGTGGTGCCAGTGGTGCCTCCACGGCAGCCAGTTCCGCCCACAGTCAGTCGGCGGCGGAGGGAATGCCGGGTGCCGGAACAGTGGCGGCAAATGCTGCACTATTGGAGCAACTCCTCTTGGCCCGAAAACATGATCCCACCCAGGCGGTTCTCGCCGAGGGCATCAAGGTCCTGCCCCCGGCTCCAACGGCAGCCACTTCAAGTCGCAGTCGGAGCAGGCAAACAGCCAGTTCGATGGCCAACGGCGAAAGGATGGCAGAGAAGGAGCCCAAGACGAAGCCCacaattggcgcccaacgcaGGAGCACCAAGAGTCCGGGTCAAATGGTCGTGGGCAAGACGGCCAGCGGCACGGAATACATAAGGATTAATCTGCGGCCGGATCACATGTACAGTGACAAGGGCATCGCCTCCAATGAGCGGGTGGTGGAGGCACCCAATCAACTGGCACCGGTTTACTCCAAGCCCGCCTCGCTGAGTTTGCAGGGTGGACCCATCGAGGAGCATCGCCTGACCCCCACGGCGAGTCCCAAGCCAGGCCGACGACTGACCAGTCGCTCACCCTCGCCCGCAACTGGCGGAGGAGCCGGAGGAGGAACAGTCTCCCGCAAGAGCTCCTTCAGCTCGCTCTTCCGTCTGGGCAAGGACTCACCGGATTCGCCCAGGGAAACGGCTCGTTCGCGTAGCAAAAGCAAAGAGCGACCCGCCACCGCTTCGGGTGGATTGGGCGGAGAACGTGGtggcggcggaggaggaggaggaggcggtggCTCCCAGAATGTGACTCCCAGCAAGCAAAAGTCCGTGCTGGCCATCTTCAAGCCAGGAAAGAGGGGTAGCCAGAGCAGCAAGAGCTCATCGCCGATAGAGTCCAGTGTGGAGCCAGTgccaccgccaccaccaccagcacccGGATCGGGATCTGGATCGGCCAATCGCAGTCGCACCCCTGCCGGATCTCGGCCAGGAAGTCGCCTGCGCTACTACGATGAGCCCGTGGAGGGGGTCATCCATATACCGCTGCACACGCCGCCCGAGGAGCGGGAGGCACGGACCCTGCTGCAGGGCATCCAACAGCTGACCCATGCGGCCCAGGCCAGCATGGATCCATCGCCGCTGCCCACCCACCGAGCTCCACCGCCCGCCTCCGCCCAACCGGTGGTGGCCTCCAGTACCCAAATTACGACCACCCAATTGGCGGCCGCAGCGGCTGCACTGCGTCCGGTGGCCCAGAGGAGGGTGGCCCAACGACCCGATCTGGATGCCATACAATCGCTGCCCAGCCAGGAGGATCCGCCCGGGATGGGTGCCTCGGGGGAGGAGCAGGCGCTACAGCCGGCGGAGCAGGCCAACTGGAGCCTGGAGGTGCAGCGGCACAGTTCGCAGGACTCGCAGGAGACGACGGCCGAGTCGGTGGGCTCGGTGGTCAGTGCCCGGGCCGCCAATCTCGCCCAGCAGCGGGAgcaggcggcggcggcggcggccaTGCAGCGATTGCCCTCGGTGGAGAGCACCCAGAGTGCCTGCGAGCCGAGACTGGTGCACACGGTGGCCACCGTGAATCCAGCTCCCAATCCGGATGCGGAGGCGGCGGCCAAGGAGCGAAGGCGCCTGCTGTTCGCCACTCGCCTGGGCTCCGGCAGCCAGGAGCAGCTCTTCTCCACCCAGTTCAGTATTTCGAAGACCGAGAGCCAGTCCAGCCAGCTGTCGGAGCAGGTGGAGCACTCTGGGTCCGAGACAACGACAGAGGGATTGCAGCGCCAGGGAACCGTGATCCGGAGAGTGGAGGcgacctcctcctcctccaccggacctccgccgccgccaccGCGGGGCGTTTACAGTTCGGAGGAGGAGCAGGGCGGCagcggcggaggaggaggagccggTGCGGTGGTGATGCGCTCCAAGCACAAATCGCGGCCCAGTTCGGAGGACGAGGCTGCTCCGGCGACGGCGGCTCCAGCGGATTTGCGCCACTCCCGCTACCTGGAGAACTTCGATGTGCGCCGCAAGCTGCACGAGAATCTCACGGAGGCGGAGTTGGGTCGGATGGCAGAGTTGCCAGGTGGTCAGGTGCCCATACCCAGGAAGCCCAAGCGACAGAGTGTTGCGGAGTCAAGAC GTGAAACCACTAGCTACAGTTCTGgcactgccacgcccaccactCCCACACCCACCGCAGTGGGTAGTGTGGCTCCAGCTAGGCAGCCACCGAGCTCAGTGACCACTCCCACAAACTCAGGAGTTCCAGTGACCACGCCAcccgccgccgctgccgctgctcaAGCTTCCACTTCCTTTGCGGCTTCGCCGGGCACCACCTTCTATGAGCCACCCAGCACTTCCTACAGGGATCCTCACGGCACTGGCCATAGGGAACCACCAAGCACTTCCTTCAGGGATCAAGTCATCACTTGTCGTCACGATCCCCTGACCTCCAGCACTCCGGATCCCATGGCAATGACGTCCCCGCCATCGGAACGTCGTCACTCGCAGTCGACGGATGAGCATGAGCCCGTCGAGTCCTCGGAGAGCGAACGGGACTCGGACATGGCCGGTAGCTCCTCGGTGACCACGGCCGTACCGGCGGGCGGCGAGGCGGGCGGTCGGCGGCACCACAACTTTCCGCGCAACGTGTGTGTCATCGAGGAGCACGAGAGCACGGGTCTGGTGTCCCAGGAGTCCTTCGAGGATGAGCTGCCCTACATACCCACCACGCTGCCCGAGGAGCGGGCCCAGGGTGTGCCCATCATCCCCATGCGAGAGCGGGCCAACATGGAGCTCAAGACATGTCCGGTGGACAGGCCGAGATCCACCACGCCGTTGAATCCCTCACATCTCGAGGAGTATTGCACGGGGATAATGACGCCGCAGGAGGTGACACCCGGTGGTGGTCATCAGGAGATCGATGGGGGAGGcggagcaggaggaggaggaggaggagtcaCCGCGGGTGGAGGAGGAGTCACCACCGGCACTGCCGGAGCAGGGGCTCCAGTGCGTGGTGAGAAGCTGAGGATCAGCTTACCCCGCAAGGAGTCCCTCGGCAAGGAGCGCATCCAGAACACCAAGTCGCCGCGTCGCGTGTCCAACACCAGTGGCAAGACCTGGTTCGAGTTCGCCGAGGAGGGTCTGCGGGCCAACAACAATCTGGAGCGCAAGGACTCCGCCAAGCAGCTGTTCCCGGTGGTCAcaccaccagcaccagcaccagcagcaccaccaccactggCTGCTCCCTCGCATCTGGAGGAGCCGAAGCCGAAGGCGTCGACCCAGCGCAAGCTCTCCGGCCATTGGATTGACTTTGAGAACATACCCGAGAAGCGGAAGCCTGCCAAGCGGATCACCACCTTGCCCAAGGAGACGCTGACGAGCAGTGTGGCCGCCACGGCCACCACCAGTTCCTCCTCCGCCTGCGGCAGTGGCCACCATCGATCCGGCACTGGAGCCGGCACTGGCCACCACCATCACCACCAGCATCATCAGCAGCCAGCGAAATCGCATCAGGATGGGGGCGACAAGTTGCACTACAACTATGTGAAGCCGGAGGATTGCCAGTGCGAGTGCCACGAGGCGGAGCGCGGCGAATCCTCGACAGCAACGGCCGGCGGCGGAGATACCAGCACGGAGACGGGCACTGGAACGGGCACGGGCACGGGCAGTGAGTCCCTGGCCTCCGTGGAGCTACTGCAGCAGGGTGAGGACATGTTGCCACTGCTCGAACCCGACACCTCGGCCGAGGGCAG GATTTACGGGGACGAGGAGCAGGCGCCTCTGGTCCGTCACAGTGGCAAGGGCCTGTCCAATCCCAGGGTG ACCCAACACGATGAGTTCCCACGCCGGGATGATGGTTCAAGTCCTCGTAATCGCAGGTTCCCCGACCGAAAGTAA